One genomic segment of Blastopirellula marina includes these proteins:
- a CDS encoding phosphatidate phosphatase App1 family protein has protein sequence MFPDETALSNLKDNERVVLYPSYAYPAPDQSGWILQVHGSVFEAVPENLPRKIMIRVLARLMGATQEQLDTNVFKQRILGFTVYQHGGKEIAVKIGDKIYQLRGKTKKNGQFRGTVLIPNEDVDTIAMTVGATRHVRYAIHSKFEVATPLEGLVKLIDRDGISVISDIDDTVKHTQVSTRKDMLANTFLHEFATVPGMVDLYQKWQQQGASFHYVTSSPWQLFEPLSELFRDQGLPDGSFHMKSVRFRDPTVLQLFIARRWGKRKAIKQLLRTFPDRKFVMVGDSGEKDPETYGVMARKYPDQVVKIFIRDLGGKKSTDHRYAKAFRRVPEEKWQRFTCASQLQEYDLPAPTQISSAEANGDGN, from the coding sequence ATGTTTCCCGATGAAACTGCCCTCAGCAATTTGAAGGACAACGAGCGCGTCGTGCTCTATCCTTCCTATGCCTATCCGGCTCCTGATCAAAGCGGGTGGATTTTGCAGGTCCATGGAAGTGTTTTCGAGGCCGTGCCTGAGAACCTTCCCCGCAAGATCATGATCCGAGTTTTGGCGCGCTTGATGGGGGCCACGCAAGAACAACTCGATACCAACGTCTTCAAGCAGCGGATCTTAGGGTTCACCGTTTACCAGCACGGTGGCAAGGAGATCGCTGTGAAGATCGGCGATAAGATCTACCAGCTGCGCGGAAAGACCAAAAAGAATGGCCAGTTCCGCGGTACGGTGCTTATCCCTAACGAAGACGTCGATACCATCGCCATGACGGTGGGGGCGACCCGGCACGTTCGTTATGCGATCCATTCCAAGTTCGAGGTAGCCACCCCCTTGGAAGGCCTGGTGAAGCTGATCGATCGCGACGGCATCTCGGTCATCTCAGACATTGACGATACGGTCAAACACACCCAAGTCTCGACGCGCAAGGACATGCTGGCGAATACCTTCCTGCACGAGTTTGCCACCGTGCCAGGCATGGTTGATCTGTACCAGAAATGGCAACAGCAAGGAGCCTCGTTCCATTACGTCACCAGCAGCCCTTGGCAGTTGTTTGAACCGCTGTCGGAACTGTTTCGCGATCAAGGCTTGCCGGATGGTTCGTTCCACATGAAGAGCGTTCGCTTTCGCGACCCAACCGTGCTGCAGCTGTTCATTGCGCGGCGGTGGGGTAAAAGGAAAGCGATCAAGCAGCTTCTGCGGACCTTCCCCGATCGTAAATTCGTGATGGTGGGGGATTCCGGAGAGAAAGACCCGGAAACCTACGGCGTGATGGCCCGCAAGTATCCCGATCAGGTCGTAAAGATTTTTATTCGCGATCTGGGAGGCAAGAAGTCGACCGATCATCGCTACGCCAAGGCGTTCCGGCGAGTACCGGAAGAGAAGTGGCAGCGTTTCACGTGCGCTTCTCAGCTACAAGAATACGACCTGCCGGCCCCTACGCAAATCTCATCCGCAGAGGCCAACGGCGACGGGAATTGA
- a CDS encoding YeiH family protein, translating to MNETDSAPAPSPEKRSGLSEDVIAIVVGMLLLILCFAATLTLGKRTVEDGTVTAIANPLKPFVSKPGGWESNPIVAFTGTADKPKVTWPGTIGALVILCVVMASLSLFMRPQATPAAFIYGFLILFALALIAYVLAGQSVIKNYNLEYALWALVVGLIIGNTIGKKAFGELGEAAMRTELYIKTGLVLLGAEVLFSRLLAMGMPGIMVAWVVTPIVLITTFWFGQKILKMKSASLNMTISADMSVCGVSAAIATAAACKAKKEELSVAIGLSLCFTAVMMAVMPMLITSMGLDQELGGAWIGGTIDATGAVAVAGGLLGDTALEVAATVKMIQNILIGVIAFGVAVYWTTRSDGEEGEAPKIGAGEIWKRFPKFVLGFIGASIIASLIYASSSEGEMLVTATTSVTKELRGWLFCLAFICIGIDLNFRQLSSQFHGGKPLILYICGQTLNLILTLAMAYLAFKVIPWGS from the coding sequence ATGAACGAAACCGACAGCGCACCTGCTCCTTCGCCTGAAAAACGCTCGGGTCTTTCGGAAGATGTCATCGCCATCGTGGTCGGCATGTTACTGCTGATTCTATGTTTCGCGGCGACGCTGACGCTTGGGAAAAGAACCGTCGAAGATGGGACGGTCACCGCGATCGCCAACCCCTTGAAGCCCTTCGTCAGCAAGCCGGGTGGTTGGGAATCGAATCCGATTGTCGCGTTCACCGGAACAGCCGACAAACCCAAAGTCACTTGGCCCGGCACCATCGGTGCGCTAGTGATCCTGTGCGTGGTCATGGCATCGCTGTCCCTCTTCATGCGTCCCCAGGCTACCCCGGCGGCTTTCATTTATGGCTTTCTGATCCTGTTCGCGCTGGCTTTGATCGCCTATGTCCTGGCAGGTCAGTCCGTAATCAAGAACTACAACCTGGAGTATGCCCTGTGGGCGCTGGTCGTCGGTTTGATCATCGGCAATACGATTGGCAAAAAGGCCTTCGGCGAACTGGGCGAGGCCGCCATGCGGACCGAGTTGTACATTAAGACGGGCTTGGTCTTGCTGGGGGCTGAAGTCCTTTTCAGTCGTCTGCTGGCCATGGGTATGCCAGGCATCATGGTGGCCTGGGTGGTGACGCCGATTGTGCTGATCACCACGTTCTGGTTCGGTCAGAAAATCCTGAAGATGAAGTCCGCCTCGCTCAATATGACGATCTCGGCCGATATGTCGGTGTGCGGCGTGTCGGCGGCCATCGCGACGGCGGCCGCGTGCAAAGCGAAAAAGGAAGAACTGTCCGTGGCGATTGGTCTCTCGCTGTGCTTTACGGCGGTGATGATGGCTGTCATGCCCATGCTGATTACCTCGATGGGGCTCGATCAGGAACTGGGCGGAGCATGGATCGGCGGAACGATCGACGCGACCGGGGCTGTGGCTGTCGCAGGTGGTCTTCTGGGGGATACTGCACTGGAAGTCGCCGCTACCGTGAAGATGATTCAGAACATTCTCATCGGCGTGATTGCGTTTGGTGTCGCCGTTTACTGGACGACTCGCTCGGATGGCGAAGAGGGAGAGGCTCCTAAAATCGGAGCGGGCGAAATCTGGAAACGCTTTCCGAAATTCGTACTCGGCTTCATCGGAGCATCGATCATCGCCTCGCTCATCTACGCCTCTTCGAGCGAAGGGGAGATGCTGGTCACGGCGACGACATCCGTTACCAAAGAGCTCCGCGGCTGGCTGTTCTGCCTGGCTTTTATCTGCATTGGCATCGATCTGAATTTCCGCCAGCTTTCGTCACAGTTTCACGGTGGTAAACCGTTGATCCTGTATATTTGTGGTCAGACGCTGAATCTAATTTTAACTCTGGCAATGGCCTACCTGGCGTTCAAAGTCATTCCGTGGGGTTCGTAA